In Mucilaginibacter boryungensis, a single window of DNA contains:
- a CDS encoding transglutaminase family protein produces the protein MPEFKIQHVTKYTYEGLVRDSANQIILYPIQDAYQEVLKQELTITGDPVVDTFIDYYGNQVGSFTHRDPHSQLIINSQIWVNTKHRPLPVTDIFPEQQWQDYDRLRYIVPYIDFLKQEYFDGQAELQAIVNKELKKEDTPYQAILRFCQYVYDNFEYIKGITTVESTLDEVWKLKAGVCQDFAHILMVMLRLINVPARYVSGYICPNHNGMRGEGATHAWAEAYLPDYGWLGIDPTNNVVANETHVRLAVGRNFSDCSPVKGTYKGPHGHKLEVAVSVGYNKDNPALANGEILEVFDEPVIKPAPDFSKNSYQRYMEMIQQQQ, from the coding sequence ATGCCCGAATTTAAAATACAGCACGTTACCAAATATACTTACGAAGGCCTGGTGCGCGACAGTGCCAACCAGATTATTCTATACCCTATACAGGATGCGTACCAGGAGGTGCTGAAGCAGGAACTAACCATAACCGGCGACCCGGTAGTAGATACCTTTATTGATTATTATGGCAACCAGGTAGGCAGCTTTACGCATCGCGACCCGCATAGCCAATTGATCATTAATTCGCAAATATGGGTAAATACCAAACATCGACCGCTGCCCGTAACCGATATTTTCCCCGAACAGCAGTGGCAGGATTATGATCGTCTGCGTTACATTGTACCTTATATCGATTTTCTGAAACAAGAGTATTTTGACGGGCAGGCCGAGCTACAGGCTATTGTAAATAAAGAACTAAAAAAAGAGGATACCCCTTACCAGGCCATCCTGCGGTTTTGCCAGTATGTATACGATAATTTTGAATATATAAAAGGTATAACTACAGTTGAAAGTACGCTGGATGAAGTATGGAAGTTAAAAGCCGGCGTCTGCCAGGATTTTGCCCATATATTAATGGTGATGCTGCGCCTGATCAATGTTCCGGCGCGCTATGTAAGTGGTTATATTTGTCCAAACCATAATGGCATGCGCGGCGAAGGGGCCACCCACGCCTGGGCCGAAGCCTACCTGCCCGACTATGGCTGGCTGGGCATTGACCCTACCAACAACGTGGTTGCCAACGAAACCCACGTACGCCTGGCCGTAGGCCGCAATTTTTCAGATTGTTCGCCGGTTAAAGGCACTTACAAAGGCCCTCACGGTCATAAACTTGAAGTAGCCGTATCGGTAGGTTACAATAAAGATAACCCTGCTTTAGCTAATGGCGAGATACTGGAAGTTTTTGATGAACCGGTAATTAAGCCCGCCCCTGATTTTTCTAAAAATAGTTATCAGCGGTATATGGAGATGATTCAGCAGCAACAGTAG
- a CDS encoding fibronectin type III domain-containing protein: MKPNLTFCFIIAALAIGCLSSCKDIIEPDISKKIVELQAPGDKYKSAVYSTVFWWNDVEDALSYHLQVVTPKFDSIGGLVLDTLVKTTRFTINLSPGNYQWRVQASNGSYKTAYSVARSFTIFQSSIKQQKVQLLSPGNNTTTNQSSANFSWGDLYGATKFHLEIDTNNFVNENALVYNQSIPGQQISFTFPKDQIYQWRVRAENDTAQAQWSVIQNIVYDHTPPNKVTLISPANDQPTSLPVNLQWNTAATASKYKLYVYKADGVTLYNSAFPVSINTPGYSFNLGTFNEKIYWRVTAIDAAGNESVMSDSRDFIVQ, encoded by the coding sequence ATGAAACCAAACCTTACTTTTTGCTTTATAATCGCTGCATTAGCTATTGGATGCTTATCCTCCTGTAAGGATATTATTGAACCCGATATCAGCAAAAAAATTGTTGAGTTACAGGCACCAGGTGATAAATATAAAAGCGCAGTTTATAGTACCGTATTTTGGTGGAATGATGTAGAAGATGCATTAAGCTACCACTTACAGGTTGTTACCCCTAAATTTGATTCTATTGGCGGCCTTGTATTAGATACGCTTGTTAAAACTACTCGTTTCACTATTAATTTAAGCCCCGGAAATTATCAATGGCGTGTACAAGCTTCGAATGGGAGCTATAAAACCGCTTACAGCGTGGCGCGCAGTTTCACTATTTTTCAATCATCTATCAAACAGCAAAAGGTTCAATTATTAAGTCCAGGCAATAACACCACCACTAACCAATCATCAGCTAATTTTAGCTGGGGAGACCTGTATGGCGCGACAAAGTTTCATTTAGAAATTGATACGAACAACTTTGTAAACGAAAACGCTTTGGTTTATAACCAGTCTATCCCCGGCCAGCAGATCAGCTTTACTTTCCCTAAAGATCAAATTTATCAATGGCGCGTCCGGGCAGAGAATGATACAGCGCAGGCGCAATGGTCAGTTATACAAAATATTGTTTATGATCATACACCGCCAAATAAAGTTACTTTAATATCTCCTGCCAATGACCAACCCACTTCATTACCGGTTAATTTGCAATGGAATACAGCAGCTACAGCTTCTAAATACAAACTTTATGTGTATAAAGCCGATGGTGTAACCCTGTATAATTCTGCATTTCCTGTAAGTATTAATACGCCCGGTTATAGCTTTAACTTAGGCACCTTCAATGAAAAAATTTACTGGCGGGTCACCGCAATTGATGCTGCGGGTAACGAGAGTGTGATGAGTGACAGCAGGGATTTTATTGTGCAATAG
- a CDS encoding helix-turn-helix domain-containing protein, giving the protein MVLIFYSNTFAPFLAGKCILSRDDYNSHKGMVLLPFYTYRKIAQKPHTTAYALNPQTLGEHIKKKRIENDELQKDVALVIGVSEDTITYWENDRTQPQVCYYPNIIAYLGNYPFVHDVDTIAGKIIKMRYCNGWTREYLAEMVGVNTSTITRWETTTCTISPKKLKVLKGIINRFL; this is encoded by the coding sequence ATGGTCCTGATATTTTACTCAAATACTTTTGCACCATTCCTGGCGGGCAAATGCATTCTTTCTCGGGATGATTATAATAGCCACAAGGGCATGGTTCTGTTGCCTTTTTACACATACCGCAAAATAGCACAAAAACCCCATACAACAGCGTACGCTCTTAATCCGCAAACATTGGGGGAACATATCAAGAAGAAGCGAATAGAAAATGACGAATTGCAAAAAGACGTTGCACTTGTCATTGGTGTATCAGAAGATACTATCACATATTGGGAAAATGATAGGACGCAACCGCAAGTGTGTTACTACCCAAACATCATTGCGTACTTGGGGAATTATCCTTTTGTGCATGATGTGGATACTATTGCAGGCAAGATTATTAAGATGCGCTATTGCAATGGGTGGACACGTGAATATCTTGCTGAAATGGTTGGAGTTAATACGTCAACAATTACCCGCTGGGAAACGACGACATGCACAATATCACCTAAAAAATTAAAAGTGCTAAAGGGTATCATAAACCGTTTTTTATAA
- a CDS encoding type II secretion system F family protein — protein sequence MPSIDISRYQQKKTQRKKTPAGDDLFAFLNKDMSFGKKELNDKKKEQLYLELSSLLHAGINLKSSLELITADQSKEQDKQLFLTIQKNVIAGTSFSEALHQTGKFSLYETFSIQIGEETGKLIEVLQDLAKFYQNKIKQRRKIVSALTYPCIVLSTSLGAVFFMLKFIVPMFGDIFKRFGGHLPWITEKIISISNALQSNFLPFLVLVIAIAVFVFFARTKDAFRRISTKLLLKIPIIGGLVQKIYLARFCNSMRLLINAKLPLLKAIGLIRQMIRFYPLETSLKHVEEDIMKGKALYQSLQQFDIYPAKMIQLVKVGEETNQMDYFFAKISEQYIEEVEYKTTTLSSAMEPLIIIFLGLIVGVILISMYLPLFQMSNSFK from the coding sequence ATGCCATCAATTGATATCAGCAGGTACCAGCAAAAGAAAACCCAGCGAAAGAAAACACCCGCTGGCGATGACTTATTCGCCTTTTTAAACAAAGACATGAGTTTTGGCAAAAAGGAACTTAACGACAAAAAGAAAGAACAACTGTACTTGGAACTAAGTTCACTATTGCACGCTGGCATTAATTTAAAAAGCAGCCTGGAACTCATCACTGCCGATCAATCAAAAGAACAGGATAAGCAGCTGTTCCTGACTATCCAAAAAAATGTCATTGCAGGCACAAGCTTCTCAGAAGCGCTGCATCAAACCGGCAAATTTTCACTGTACGAAACTTTCAGCATACAAATTGGCGAAGAAACCGGCAAGCTCATCGAAGTACTGCAGGACCTGGCCAAATTTTATCAAAATAAGATAAAACAACGACGCAAAATCGTTTCTGCGTTAACTTACCCTTGTATCGTACTTTCAACCTCATTGGGCGCAGTGTTTTTTATGCTGAAGTTTATTGTGCCCATGTTTGGCGATATTTTTAAACGCTTTGGTGGTCATTTACCCTGGATAACAGAAAAGATCATTAGCATATCTAATGCCCTACAAAGTAACTTTCTGCCCTTTCTTGTTTTAGTTATAGCTATTGCGGTCTTCGTATTTTTTGCCCGGACGAAAGATGCTTTCAGGCGCATATCTACCAAGCTATTATTAAAAATACCCATTATCGGTGGACTGGTGCAAAAAATATATTTAGCCCGTTTTTGTAACTCCATGCGCTTATTAATTAACGCAAAGTTGCCCTTGTTAAAGGCCATCGGGCTCATCAGGCAAATGATCCGGTTCTACCCACTGGAAACATCCCTAAAACATGTGGAAGAGGATATTATGAAAGGCAAAGCTTTGTACCAAAGCTTGCAGCAATTTGATATCTACCCGGCTAAAATGATACAACTGGTAAAAGTAGGTGAAGAAACCAACCAGATGGACTATTTCTTTGCTAAAATATCCGAACAATATATTGAAGAAGTGGAATACAAAACCACAACACTTAGCAGCGCAATGGAGCCGCTAATCATCATCTTCTTGGGTCTGATCGTGGGGGTAATTCTCATCTCCATGTACCTGCCGCTATTCCAAATGAGTAATAGTTTTAAATAA
- a CDS encoding alpha-E domain-containing protein encodes MLSRVAASLYWSSRYVERSDGLLRMLKINYASSQDSVQEFTWEPVIRLYGGADNDEIISKLGNDSRMVLRHMITSKENQNSILNIITLARENARGVQEHITKDLWQCLNEYYHTVKDSKLERMLQREDPISTLDVLIKQVMLYYGTVEITMERGEGRSFMNIGKYLERAIQSVDILDTKFGTLNDNPDLLTDTTYWKHLLLSIGGYELYLKTYRSGFEAKNVLEQVALNNDFPRSVIYAVNHIQRYFDRLKGDHEREDFRKMSFQIGRLQSRIKYSSVNSIRQEGLHTYLTQIRQELYGIGNALNENYFANS; translated from the coding sequence ATGTTAAGCAGAGTAGCCGCAAGTTTATATTGGAGTAGCCGTTATGTGGAGCGTAGCGACGGTTTGCTGCGTATGCTAAAAATCAATTACGCATCGTCTCAGGATTCGGTACAGGAATTTACCTGGGAGCCTGTTATACGGCTTTATGGCGGCGCTGACAATGATGAGATCATATCAAAACTTGGTAATGATAGCCGTATGGTGCTGAGGCATATGATCACATCAAAAGAGAATCAAAACTCTATTCTTAACATCATTACCCTTGCGCGTGAAAATGCCCGTGGCGTGCAGGAGCATATTACCAAAGATTTGTGGCAATGCCTGAACGAGTATTATCACACAGTAAAAGACAGCAAGCTTGAACGTATGCTACAGCGTGAAGACCCGATAAGCACACTGGATGTATTGATTAAACAAGTAATGCTTTATTATGGCACGGTTGAAATTACTATGGAACGTGGCGAAGGACGCAGCTTTATGAATATTGGTAAATACCTGGAAAGAGCAATACAATCGGTAGATATTTTGGATACCAAATTTGGCACATTGAACGACAACCCCGACTTACTGACCGATACCACTTATTGGAAACATTTATTGCTATCTATTGGTGGGTATGAATTGTACCTGAAAACCTATCGTTCGGGGTTTGAAGCCAAAAATGTTTTAGAACAGGTAGCCTTGAATAATGATTTCCCCCGCTCGGTCATTTATGCTGTAAACCATATTCAGCGGTATTTTGACAGGCTAAAAGGCGATCATGAACGCGAAGATTTTCGCAAAATGTCGTTCCAGATAGGGAGGTTACAAAGCCGGATAAAATATAGTTCGGTAAACAGCATAAGACAGGAAGGCCTGCATACTTATCTTACCCAGATAAGGCAGGAGCTGTATGGTATTGGTAACGCCCTGAACGAAAATTATTTTGCCAACTCATAA
- a CDS encoding DUF6443 domain-containing protein — protein sequence MKKKLNNPVKLKAMLCLAISCITGLSASAQITLTGNIAPGEYHDKTSIKITPTSSFIAGPGQSVHLFIQVPECQPLATAPSNSQNYVVTYVPRKEGISNPASLSLQDCDVMTQIQYFDGLGRPIQNIQVKGSPAGNDVVQPMAYDLYGRETTKYLPYVLPSAAANNGSYQATAIADQLSFFNPTGSSGTQLGNGIARIPSPYALTNFEPSPLNRPVEQGAPGDTWQPVPNSTTGHTVKITYATNTGSEVKLWVLIAGGGAAISGANSGNYLTSQLYKTATTDENGNSTIEFKDLQGHVVCKMAQLDASTYLSTYYVYDDYGNLAYVIPPIPAAVAYPTSFTESPSDAVFSNYIYAYHYDSRNRLAEKKLPGKGWEHMVYNNIDQMVATQDAVQRLDHKYTFTKYDTQGRVIMTGELTDSRTHDVITAAIAPQTINWETPITTGDGYTTTASWPNSWNMLYTINYYDDYTFPGGSTYASTATLVTSQTKGLLTGTKVRNLVGGAMLLTEYYYDSEGRPRETIAQNNISGTDRVINDYNFTGQLVKATRTHNSSTLTNMVIVNEYTYDHMGRKLRSLQKTGAGSKVVISRFNYNEIGQLLSKQLHGTISGTDTTYLQKVAYTYNPRGWLSSSSAPLFAMQLKYDDADDGAAPQYNGNIGNQYWGTQDALGKHYTYTYDALNRLKKGISTSTGYSETGTDPSGIAYDYLGNILQLTRIGNNMTNNYTYNYFNNNGSNQLQNVSGLTGSDYVYDDNGNAKHDGRTGRDITYNYLNLPETINTAGNASTITYTYDATGNKLKRISSTAGVGTTDYDNGIVYDNANIFAQTEEGRVLNLNGTINYEYSLTDHLGNSRVTFDTSLGYAHQVQNNDYFPFGMEHANNVPASPKNEYLYNKKELQEELGQYDYGARFYDPVIGRWNSVDPLAEINRSWNPYAYVKNNPMRFMDPDGMTEAPREAVGADGLTDEQYIAASRFGGVDRNLEKQFQQQNKEQEENQKEKNDDDPKSVWRKILSMFGINVESQPQTEEDIRDAREGGAMREATFASLQKAQQNLQDYADYVPLVGPSMNMSTGMANHDNSKVILGSLGFGFDFAGGEASKVSGWVKKKVFNSLDEAIQKKIIAAVGKGVVAPTAQQGIVRLTATEAAETGYKFKIKILGKGGDIRIYGNPMENGHILFDKIMRH from the coding sequence ATGAAAAAGAAATTAAATAACCCGGTAAAGCTAAAGGCGATGTTGTGCCTGGCCATTAGCTGCATTACCGGATTAAGCGCTTCCGCACAGATCACCTTAACGGGCAATATCGCTCCTGGAGAATACCATGACAAAACGAGTATCAAGATAACTCCCACCAGTTCTTTCATTGCCGGGCCGGGGCAGAGCGTGCATTTGTTTATACAAGTGCCCGAATGCCAGCCACTGGCTACCGCTCCCAGCAACAGTCAAAATTATGTGGTTACCTATGTGCCCAGGAAAGAAGGCATCAGCAACCCTGCCAGCCTAAGTTTGCAGGACTGTGACGTGATGACCCAGATACAATATTTTGACGGACTTGGCCGCCCGATACAAAACATCCAGGTGAAAGGCAGCCCTGCCGGTAACGACGTAGTGCAACCCATGGCCTATGACCTGTACGGGCGCGAAACTACCAAATACCTGCCTTACGTATTACCCTCAGCGGCCGCCAATAATGGCAGTTACCAGGCTACAGCTATTGCTGATCAGTTGAGTTTCTTTAACCCAACAGGCAGTAGCGGTACTCAACTAGGCAATGGTATCGCCCGTATTCCTTCGCCTTATGCATTAACCAATTTCGAACCTTCGCCATTGAACCGTCCGGTTGAGCAGGGAGCACCAGGCGATACTTGGCAGCCGGTACCTAACAGCACGACGGGCCATACAGTAAAAATAACTTACGCTACAAACACTGGCAGCGAAGTGAAATTATGGGTACTTATTGCCGGTGGAGGTGCGGCGATCAGCGGGGCCAATAGCGGCAACTATTTAACTAGCCAGCTTTATAAAACGGCAACTACCGACGAAAATGGCAACAGCACTATAGAGTTTAAAGATCTGCAAGGCCATGTAGTTTGTAAAATGGCACAACTGGATGCCAGTACTTATCTCAGCACCTATTATGTGTATGACGATTACGGCAACCTGGCCTATGTGATACCACCAATACCAGCAGCTGTCGCTTATCCGACCAGCTTTACTGAAAGTCCAAGCGATGCCGTATTTAGTAATTATATTTATGCCTATCATTATGACAGCCGCAACAGGTTAGCTGAAAAGAAACTACCCGGCAAGGGTTGGGAACATATGGTGTATAACAATATTGACCAAATGGTAGCCACGCAGGATGCTGTGCAACGGCTTGACCATAAATACACCTTTACTAAGTATGATACGCAAGGCCGGGTCATTATGACGGGCGAGCTGACCGACAGCCGCACACATGACGTGATCACTGCCGCCATTGCACCGCAAACCATTAACTGGGAAACGCCGATAACCACAGGCGACGGCTATACAACTACCGCCAGCTGGCCAAACAGTTGGAATATGCTGTATACCATTAATTATTATGATGATTATACTTTCCCCGGCGGTAGTACTTATGCTTCGACAGCAACGCTGGTGACCAGCCAAACAAAAGGGTTGCTTACCGGCACTAAAGTGCGTAACCTGGTCGGTGGAGCGATGCTGCTTACCGAGTATTATTACGATAGTGAGGGCCGCCCGCGCGAAACCATTGCACAAAACAACATCAGCGGTACCGATAGGGTAATAAACGATTATAACTTTACCGGGCAGTTAGTTAAAGCGACGCGTACGCATAACAGCAGTACGCTCACCAATATGGTGATCGTTAACGAATATACCTACGATCACATGGGCCGCAAGCTACGAAGCCTTCAAAAAACAGGTGCCGGTTCAAAAGTAGTGATCAGCAGATTCAATTACAACGAAATTGGTCAGTTGCTCAGCAAGCAACTGCATGGCACCATCAGCGGCACCGATACCACCTACCTGCAAAAAGTCGCCTATACCTATAATCCGCGTGGCTGGTTAAGCAGCAGCAGTGCACCTCTATTTGCCATGCAACTAAAGTATGATGATGCCGACGATGGTGCCGCGCCACAATATAACGGCAATATCGGAAACCAGTACTGGGGCACACAGGATGCTTTAGGGAAACACTATACTTACACTTATGACGCGCTGAACCGACTGAAGAAAGGGATATCTACCAGTACCGGTTATAGCGAAACAGGTACCGACCCGAGCGGCATTGCTTATGATTACCTGGGGAATATCCTGCAGTTAACCCGTATCGGCAATAACATGACTAATAATTATACTTACAATTACTTTAACAATAACGGTAGTAACCAATTACAGAATGTAAGTGGCCTGACCGGAAGCGATTACGTGTATGATGACAACGGCAATGCCAAACATGACGGGCGCACCGGCCGGGATATCACTTATAATTATCTGAACTTACCCGAAACCATAAATACGGCAGGAAACGCTAGCACTATCACTTATACCTACGATGCTACCGGTAACAAGCTTAAACGGATAAGCTCAACTGCCGGCGTGGGCACCACCGATTACGATAACGGTATTGTTTATGATAATGCCAATATATTCGCTCAAACTGAAGAAGGCCGGGTACTTAACCTGAATGGCACCATTAATTACGAATATAGCTTAACCGATCATCTGGGGAACAGCCGGGTAACATTTGATACGAGTTTAGGCTATGCCCACCAGGTACAAAACAACGATTACTTCCCTTTTGGCATGGAACATGCTAACAACGTGCCGGCTTCACCTAAAAATGAATACCTTTATAATAAGAAGGAATTGCAAGAAGAACTCGGCCAATACGATTATGGCGCGCGGTTTTATGATCCTGTAATTGGGAGGTGGAATAGCGTTGATCCGTTGGCAGAGATTAACAGGTCATGGAACCCTTATGCATATGTTAAAAACAACCCGATGAGGTTTATGGATCCTGATGGAATGACAGAGGCTCCTAGAGAAGCTGTTGGAGCTGATGGTTTAACAGATGAGCAATATATCGCAGCTTCTAGATTTGGAGGCGTTGACAGAAATTTAGAGAAACAGTTCCAGCAGCAAAACAAGGAACAGGAGGAGAATCAAAAAGAGAAAAATGATGATGATCCTAAAAGTGTTTGGAGAAAAATACTTTCGATGTTTGGCATTAACGTAGAAAGCCAACCACAAACAGAAGAGGATATTCGTGATGCGCGCGAGGGAGGAGCAATGAGGGAAGCCACTTTTGCCTCGCTCCAAAAAGCACAACAAAATCTACAGGATTATGCTGATTACGTGCCACTTGTCGGACCCTCAATGAATATGAGTACAGGCATGGCAAATCATGATAATTCTAAAGTCATTCTTGGCAGTCTTGGGTTTGGATTCGATTTTGCGGGTGGCGAGGCAAGTAAGGTTTCAGGTTGGGTGAAAAAAAAGGTGTTTAATTCTCTGGATGAAGCTATTCAAAAAAAGATCATCGCAGCAGTGGGAAAAGGTGTGGTTGCACCAACTGCACAACAGGGAATAGTTAGGTTAACTGCTACCGAAGCAGCGGAGACTGGATATAAGTTTAAGATTAAAATACTTGGAAAGGGTGGTGATATTCGAATTTATGGAAATCCAATGGAAAATGGACATATACTTTTCGACAAAATAATGAGACACTAA
- a CDS encoding circularly permuted type 2 ATP-grasp protein, with product MQESGYFNKYNPIDGVWDEMFGADSNIREHYSKVINYLSLESPDELNKKEELAKRLFMSQGITFTVYNSGEGIEKIFPFDIIPRIITAAEWAFVEKGIKQRLTALNLFLKDVYHNQFIIKDGIVPIDIIYSCPHFLREMYQLQVPYDVYVHIAGIDLIRDFDGTFYVLEDNLRTPSGVSYMLENREITKRLFPDLLPQCNVRSVTEYPALLYKNLLALSPRPVSNPTIVLLSPGIYNSAYFEHTTLARLMGVELVEGRDLVVDNHKVYMKTTNGLQQVDVIYRRVDDEYLDPLVFNPSSMLGVAGLMGAYRKGNVAIVNAIGNGVADDKAVYVYVPAMIKYYLNEEPILKNVPTYQLGNPDEKEYVFANINKMVVKKTNESGGYGMLMGHASSEAEIEEYKNQILKAPRNFIAQPTISLSASPCYIQGELAPRRIDLRPYALCGPHGIEIVPGGLTRVALKEGSLVVNSSQGGGSKDTWVLGD from the coding sequence ATGCAGGAATCGGGCTATTTTAACAAGTACAACCCTATTGATGGGGTTTGGGACGAAATGTTTGGCGCTGATTCTAATATCCGGGAGCATTATAGCAAGGTAATTAATTACTTATCGCTTGAATCGCCGGACGAATTAAACAAAAAGGAAGAATTGGCCAAACGCCTTTTCATGAGCCAGGGCATTACTTTCACTGTATATAATAGTGGCGAAGGCATCGAAAAAATATTCCCGTTTGATATTATCCCCCGCATTATTACCGCGGCCGAATGGGCTTTTGTAGAAAAAGGGATCAAACAACGCTTAACTGCATTAAACCTGTTCCTGAAAGATGTTTATCATAATCAGTTCATCATAAAAGATGGCATCGTCCCTATAGATATCATTTACTCGTGCCCGCATTTTTTGCGCGAAATGTACCAGTTACAGGTACCCTACGATGTATATGTGCATATAGCAGGTATAGATCTGATCCGCGATTTTGACGGCACCTTTTACGTACTTGAGGATAACCTGCGTACCCCATCGGGCGTGAGTTATATGCTGGAGAACCGCGAGATCACTAAACGCTTATTCCCCGATCTGTTGCCGCAATGCAATGTGCGCAGCGTTACCGAATATCCGGCATTGCTATATAAAAACCTGCTGGCGCTTTCACCCCGGCCGGTTAGCAACCCTACTATCGTATTATTAAGTCCGGGTATATATAATTCGGCTTACTTTGAGCATACTACACTGGCCCGCCTGATGGGCGTGGAACTGGTAGAGGGCCGTGATTTAGTAGTGGACAATCACAAGGTATACATGAAAACAACTAACGGCCTGCAACAGGTAGACGTGATTTACCGCCGGGTAGATGACGAGTATCTTGACCCGTTGGTGTTTAACCCATCCAGCATGCTGGGTGTGGCTGGCCTTATGGGAGCTTATCGTAAAGGCAACGTAGCTATTGTTAATGCCATAGGCAATGGCGTAGCCGATGATAAGGCTGTATACGTTTATGTACCGGCTATGATCAAATATTACCTGAATGAAGAACCTATACTGAAGAACGTGCCTACCTACCAATTAGGTAACCCCGACGAAAAAGAATATGTGTTTGCCAACATTAACAAAATGGTGGTTAAAAAAACCAACGAGAGCGGTGGTTACGGGATGTTAATGGGGCATGCATCAAGTGAGGCAGAAATAGAGGAATATAAAAATCAAATATTAAAGGCCCCGCGCAATTTTATCGCACAGCCAACCATCAGTCTGTCGGCATCGCCATGTTATATCCAGGGAGAACTGGCCCCGCGCCGGATAGATTTACGGCCTTATGCTCTTTGCGGCCCGCATGGTATTGAAATAGTGCCCGGCGGATTAACCCGGGTGGCGCTAAAAGAAGGATCGTTAGTGGTAAATAGTTCGCAGGGCGGTGGCAGTAAGGATACATGGGTGCTGGGAGATTGA
- a CDS encoding toxin-antitoxin system YwqK family antitoxin, which yields MRILLSTILLLLIPRILLAQKLPEIGTNVRIIESDKTIVAEIKAVNSTPSMNPEKIYYWYGSNNIHHTQGGYSGHLLNGAYNEYYLNKNLKEQGTYTKGLKSGVWKSWSENGALKQLFTYNKGVKSGPFYLYDDLGKVTQAGNYDENELEGKVKFYSKDSVAVVKYKHGKPMPNQHIKSFWDKLNFLKKHPKTTEKPKLKTNH from the coding sequence ATGAGAATATTATTATCGACCATATTACTATTGCTAATTCCGCGTATTTTACTTGCACAAAAACTACCTGAGATTGGAACCAACGTAAGGATAATTGAAAGCGATAAAACTATTGTAGCTGAGATCAAGGCCGTAAATTCAACACCGAGCATGAATCCGGAGAAAATATATTACTGGTATGGTTCTAATAATATCCATCACACACAAGGTGGTTATAGTGGCCACTTATTAAACGGTGCATACAATGAATATTACTTAAATAAAAATTTAAAAGAACAGGGCACTTATACTAAAGGACTAAAAAGCGGTGTCTGGAAATCATGGTCGGAAAACGGGGCATTGAAACAATTATTTACGTACAATAAAGGGGTAAAATCAGGGCCATTTTACTTGTATGATGATTTGGGAAAAGTTACCCAAGCGGGCAACTATGATGAAAACGAACTAGAGGGTAAGGTTAAATTTTACAGTAAAGATTCTGTAGCTGTGGTGAAGTACAAACACGGTAAACCAATGCCAAACCAGCACATCAAGTCGTTTTGGGATAAACTTAACTTCTTGAAAAAACACCCTAAAACCACCGAAAAGCCTAAGCTTAAGACAAATCATTAA
- a CDS encoding helix-turn-helix domain-containing protein, translating into MNRIREERGLTQQHIADLIGMHRSNYSKIENGQREISVTAIVKIAQHFKITIDDY; encoded by the coding sequence ATAAACCGTATTCGTGAGGAACGAGGCTTAACACAGCAGCATATTGCTGACTTGATAGGTATGCACCGATCTAACTACTCTAAGATTGAGAATGGCCAACGTGAGATTTCGGTTACGGCCATCGTTAAGATTGCTCAACACTTCAAGATTACTATAGATGACTATTAA